The following proteins are encoded in a genomic region of Desulfosporosinus youngiae DSM 17734:
- the flhB gene encoding flagellar biosynthesis protein FlhB, which produces MSEKKHPATPRRKQEARKKGQVFKSQEVISALMLLGLVALLRFWIPAMFLRIQYLFPYVLGLSSDWTERSVASLMLNVLWLGIQIMAPILGTGFLIALISNYIQVGFLFTGESMKPQLSRLSMISGAKRMFGVKAWVELVKSLMKVLLIGYFLYASVRDRLHIYPALQQLNVGQAAVLLGEALMELAWNISLSFLGIAAFDYIYQRWEYEKNLRMSHEDLKQEYKQTEGNPELKSELKKRQRAMAMGRMMQDMKQADVVVTNPTHFAVALRYDPKVQNAPYVVAKGQDQVALRMRELAKEYDLVIMENKPLARALYAQVEIGQGIPADLYKAVAEVLAFVYRLKKKKKRA; this is translated from the coding sequence GTGAGCGAAAAAAAACATCCCGCCACGCCCAGACGGAAACAGGAAGCGCGCAAAAAGGGTCAGGTATTTAAAAGCCAGGAAGTTATCTCTGCGTTGATGCTTTTAGGTCTGGTGGCTCTTCTTAGGTTTTGGATTCCGGCAATGTTTCTCCGTATACAGTATCTTTTTCCCTACGTTTTAGGGCTTTCCTCGGATTGGACGGAACGTTCGGTGGCCAGTCTCATGCTCAACGTTCTTTGGCTGGGGATTCAAATCATGGCCCCGATTTTAGGTACTGGGTTTTTAATTGCCCTAATCTCTAATTATATCCAAGTGGGATTTCTTTTTACGGGGGAATCCATGAAACCTCAACTTTCACGTTTAAGTATGATCAGCGGCGCGAAGCGAATGTTTGGCGTAAAGGCATGGGTGGAATTGGTCAAATCGTTAATGAAAGTGCTTCTGATCGGCTATTTTCTTTACGCAAGTGTCCGGGATCGCCTGCATATTTATCCAGCACTGCAACAACTCAATGTGGGGCAGGCGGCGGTTTTATTAGGCGAGGCCTTAATGGAACTTGCTTGGAATATTTCCCTTTCGTTTTTAGGTATAGCCGCTTTTGATTACATCTACCAGCGGTGGGAATATGAGAAGAATTTACGAATGTCTCATGAGGATTTAAAACAGGAATACAAACAAACTGAAGGAAACCCTGAACTGAAAAGTGAACTAAAAAAACGACAACGTGCGATGGCCATGGGCCGAATGATGCAGGACATGAAACAGGCGGATGTCGTTGTCACCAATCCAACCCACTTTGCAGTGGCCTTGCGTTATGACCCGAAAGTACAAAATGCCCCTTACGTCGTTGCCAAGGGTCAAGACCAGGTTGCGTTGCGAATGCGGGAGTTGGCCAAGGAATATGACCTTGTGATCATGGAAAACAAGCCGCTGGCCCGTGCTCTTTATGCCCAGGTGGAAATCGGGCAGGGGATTCCGGCGGATCTTTATAAAGCGGTTGCCGAAGTGCTGGCGTTTGTTTACCGGTTAAAGAAAAAGAAGAAGCGGGCATGA
- the fliR gene encoding flagellar biosynthetic protein FliR produces MSLAQLLQWNLSLFLLILSRWAGMIMLAPVFGARGVPGMARLGLAASISVILYPLIQAANPSIPEELLPYVAVVIKEVLVGLVIGFLIYLLTAVLQGAGQLIDYQMGFTMGSAIDPVYGVQSPMMGNFQIILATMLLLSTNSHHYLIAAMVKSYAYIPINPSSLPHNYLFYVQLVAHVFALAAQLAMPVFGALLVSDVGVGLLSRTVPQLNIFAVIFPVKIVFGLIILYLSIPFFGEAVARLFDTNMSWVLELYQGWKQ; encoded by the coding sequence TTGAGTCTGGCCCAGCTGCTCCAATGGAATCTCTCGTTATTCCTGCTGATTTTATCTCGTTGGGCGGGTATGATTATGCTGGCACCGGTTTTCGGCGCGAGGGGCGTTCCTGGTATGGCAAGGCTTGGCTTGGCGGCCAGCATCTCGGTAATTCTGTATCCCCTCATTCAGGCAGCGAATCCATCCATTCCAGAGGAGCTTTTGCCGTATGTTGCGGTGGTAATCAAGGAAGTTCTGGTGGGGCTGGTCATTGGATTTCTCATTTACCTGCTGACGGCTGTTTTACAAGGAGCAGGGCAGTTGATCGATTATCAAATGGGTTTTACGATGGGGTCGGCCATTGACCCTGTTTATGGTGTACAAAGTCCTATGATGGGTAACTTCCAGATAATATTAGCGACCATGCTTTTGCTTTCGACGAATTCTCATCACTATTTAATTGCCGCCATGGTTAAGAGCTATGCTTATATTCCTATAAACCCGTCCAGCTTGCCGCATAACTATCTTTTTTACGTTCAGCTGGTTGCTCATGTTTTTGCTTTAGCAGCTCAATTGGCAATGCCGGTTTTCGGAGCACTTCTTGTATCCGATGTCGGGGTCGGGCTCTTATCCAGAACAGTACCTCAACTTAATATTTTTGCGGTGATTTTCCCGGTTAAGATTGTTTTTGGACTTATTATTTTGTATCTCTCGATTCCCTTTTTCGGAGAAGCTGTTGCCCGGCTATTTGATACCAATATGTCTTGGGTCTTAGAACTTTATCAGGGGTGGAAACAGTGA
- the fliQ gene encoding flagellar biosynthesis protein FliQ encodes MTQNQVLYMAKEAVGTVLLVGGPILGVALLVGLLVSIFQSMTQIQEQTLSFIPKVVAVAVVMLLLGPWMLSVLTAYATNLLTQLATFGGM; translated from the coding sequence ATGACCCAAAATCAGGTACTGTATATGGCTAAGGAAGCCGTTGGGACAGTGCTGCTTGTGGGAGGGCCTATTCTCGGGGTCGCTTTGTTGGTCGGTCTTCTGGTCAGCATCTTTCAGTCTATGACACAAATCCAGGAGCAGACGCTTTCCTTTATTCCCAAAGTAGTTGCCGTGGCTGTCGTTATGCTCTTGTTAGGTCCGTGGATGCTGTCAGTTCTGACCGCCTATGCGACCAATTTATTGACTCAGTTGGCGACGTTTGGAGGCATGTGA
- the fliP gene encoding flagellar type III secretion system pore protein FliP (The bacterial flagellar biogenesis protein FliP forms a type III secretion system (T3SS)-type pore required for flagellar assembly.) encodes MSSSGRTIKLLTLGLAFGAALGFGLFSCPEIAWAAGLTLDLGTSTAEQTGTSLQILMLLTVLSLAPAILMMMTSFTRIIIVLSFVRNALGTMQLPPNQVLVGLSLFLSFFIMAPTWNQINTNAIQPYMQNQITQAEALERAEEPLRMFMFKQTREKDLELFVGLSKMERPKTYRDVPTYVLIPAFVISELKTAFQMGFAIFVPFIVIDMIVSTTLMSIGMMMLPPMMISLPFKLLLFVLVDGWHLVVESLVGSFK; translated from the coding sequence ATGTCTTCTTCAGGCCGTACCATTAAACTCTTGACTTTAGGGCTGGCTTTTGGCGCTGCGCTGGGATTTGGATTGTTTTCATGTCCTGAAATTGCTTGGGCGGCAGGATTAACCTTAGATTTGGGAACATCAACGGCGGAACAAACAGGTACCTCACTGCAAATATTAATGTTATTAACGGTACTCTCTTTGGCCCCCGCCATTCTGATGATGATGACGTCCTTTACCCGGATTATTATTGTCTTGTCCTTTGTAAGAAATGCCTTAGGAACCATGCAGCTGCCCCCGAATCAAGTGCTCGTAGGCTTATCCCTGTTTCTGTCGTTTTTTATCATGGCCCCGACCTGGAATCAGATCAATACCAATGCCATTCAGCCTTATATGCAGAATCAGATTACCCAGGCAGAGGCCCTTGAGAGAGCGGAAGAGCCCTTGCGAATGTTTATGTTTAAGCAGACACGGGAAAAAGACCTGGAGCTTTTTGTGGGGCTGTCTAAAATGGAACGCCCCAAAACTTATCGGGACGTTCCCACCTATGTTCTGATTCCAGCCTTTGTGATCAGTGAATTAAAAACAGCGTTTCAAATGGGATTTGCTATTTTTGTTCCTTTCATAGTTATCGATATGATTGTTTCCACTACCCTTATGTCAATTGGGATGATGATGCTTCCGCCGATGATGATTTCTCTGCCCTTCAAATTATTGTTATTTGTCTTGGTGGACGGCTGGCATCTTGTCGTAGAATCCTTAGTGGGCAGCTTTAAGTAG
- a CDS encoding flagellar biosynthetic protein FliO gives MSFEDQVFPSSGTAPAVTQSVFSWWGLLGTLLVFLIILLVSLWILRRLNRAAMRTMNAPWARVLDRQILSGQQSLYLVEIAGKLQVLGGSDHHLVKLSEINDPHIAAEILEEIATRPTERVEGWLQSARKLWPKQSRKKDTFSAELKRLLEEVEK, from the coding sequence ATGTCCTTTGAAGACCAAGTGTTTCCTTCAAGTGGAACCGCTCCGGCGGTTACCCAGTCTGTATTCTCATGGTGGGGGCTTCTGGGAACGTTACTGGTTTTCCTTATTATTTTACTGGTGTCTCTCTGGATTCTCCGGCGCCTGAATCGGGCAGCTATGCGGACGATGAATGCACCCTGGGCAAGGGTTCTCGACCGGCAAATTCTAAGTGGGCAGCAAAGCCTGTACCTGGTGGAGATTGCCGGAAAGTTACAGGTCCTTGGCGGATCGGATCACCACCTGGTGAAACTTAGTGAGATCAATGATCCCCATATCGCTGCTGAGATTTTGGAAGAGATCGCCACACGTCCCACGGAACGTGTGGAAGGATGGCTCCAAAGTGCCCGGAAGCTTTGGCCGAAGCAGTCCCGCAAGAAAGACACTTTTTCTGCAGAATTGAAGCGTTTGCTTGAGGAGGTCGAAAAGTAA
- a CDS encoding response regulator: protein MSATIMIVDDAAFMRMMLKDILQKNGFNVIGEAENGAVAVEKYKELQPNLTIMDITMPEMDGLQSVKEIRKLDSKARIIMCSAMGQQAMVIEAIQSGAKDFVVKPFQAERVVEAVTKALK, encoded by the coding sequence ATGAGTGCTACCATAATGATTGTTGATGATGCTGCGTTTATGCGTATGATGCTAAAGGACATCTTACAGAAAAATGGGTTCAATGTAATTGGTGAAGCTGAAAATGGAGCGGTGGCTGTTGAAAAGTATAAGGAGTTGCAGCCGAACTTGACAATTATGGATATTACAATGCCGGAAATGGACGGGCTGCAGTCGGTAAAAGAAATCCGTAAACTGGATTCGAAAGCACGGATCATTATGTGCAGTGCTATGGGTCAACAAGCTATGGTCATCGAAGCTATTCAATCCGGGGCTAAAGACTTTGTCGTCAAGCCTTTTCAAGCGGAACGCGTGGTTGAGGCTGTCACGAAGGCGTTGAAATAA
- the fliY gene encoding flagellar motor switch phosphatase FliY, whose amino-acid sequence MGNGSLTQEEIDALLRGTLESDLDTPPELAPESLTAFDLLNEMEKDTLGEIANISMGTAATTLSQLLGKKVDITTPKVDLTTSEQIRHDYPIPSVICDVKYKAGIEGSNLLILSQRDGSVIVDLMMGGDGKNPSDGLSDLQISGISEAMNQMMGSAATSMSTMFNAMVDITPPNLVLNDMATGRDVIHDFLSADEPLVRISFRMVVEDVIDSTLVQVIPLDVAKRMVGKLMGGMDGGSAPPAPAAQPAAPAPPPTAFQSPQPPSTPVYEAPAPAYGAPAYESPIYDGAPYSAPMDHSSYGMGQPGHQARVQMPVQPAQFAPLQPGPPLTQPDNLSLILDVPLQISVELGRAKKTIKEILDMGPGSVIELDRLAGEPVDMIVNGKLIAKCEVVVINETFGIRITDIVHPVERMNSLK is encoded by the coding sequence ATGGGTAATGGGTCGCTCACTCAGGAAGAAATTGATGCGCTGCTTCGAGGAACACTTGAATCTGACTTGGACACACCACCTGAATTGGCCCCGGAGTCATTAACGGCCTTTGATTTATTGAATGAGATGGAAAAGGATACTCTCGGCGAAATTGCTAATATTTCCATGGGTACTGCTGCCACGACATTATCTCAGCTCTTAGGCAAAAAGGTGGATATTACCACGCCGAAAGTGGACTTAACGACCTCGGAACAGATTCGTCATGATTATCCTATCCCTTCCGTGATTTGTGATGTCAAATACAAAGCAGGAATTGAAGGCTCGAATCTCTTGATTCTTTCTCAACGGGATGGTTCAGTCATTGTTGACTTGATGATGGGAGGGGATGGAAAAAACCCGTCAGACGGGCTTTCTGATCTTCAAATCAGCGGTATCTCAGAAGCTATGAACCAAATGATGGGATCGGCTGCCACATCTATGTCGACCATGTTTAATGCGATGGTAGATATTACCCCGCCAAATTTAGTGCTTAATGACATGGCGACGGGGAGAGATGTGATTCATGATTTTTTGTCTGCGGATGAACCCCTTGTCCGGATCTCTTTCCGCATGGTTGTAGAAGATGTCATTGACAGTACTCTTGTTCAGGTAATTCCCCTTGACGTTGCTAAAAGAATGGTCGGTAAGCTAATGGGCGGGATGGATGGAGGCTCCGCTCCACCGGCTCCGGCTGCACAACCTGCAGCTCCTGCTCCCCCGCCCACAGCGTTTCAAAGCCCCCAGCCACCCTCAACACCAGTCTACGAAGCCCCGGCTCCGGCTTACGGAGCACCCGCTTACGAGTCTCCGATCTACGATGGGGCACCTTATTCGGCGCCAATGGATCATTCCTCCTATGGAATGGGGCAGCCTGGTCATCAAGCCAGAGTGCAGATGCCGGTTCAGCCGGCACAATTTGCACCGCTTCAGCCGGGACCTCCCCTGACGCAGCCTGATAATCTAAGCTTGATTCTGGATGTACCTTTACAAATAAGTGTTGAACTGGGCCGGGCGAAAAAAACGATTAAAGAAATCCTGGATATGGGACCCGGTTCAGTTATCGAATTGGATCGCTTGGCCGGGGAACCAGTCGATATGATTGTCAATGGCAAGTTGATTGCTAAATGTGAGGTTGTTGTCATTAATGAGACCTTTGGAATTCGGATTACAGATATTGTCCATCCCGTGGAACGGATGAATTCATTGAAGTAG
- the fliM gene encoding flagellar motor switch protein FliM, which translates to MGDVLSQAEIDALLNALSDGQVDVEEMKTTKTQKRIRVYDFKRPNKFSKDQIHSLHNIHENYCRGLTTFFSGNLHSVVESSVVSIEQITYDEFIRSLPNPTVLALYSLNPLEGTILMEVSPSLTFAVVDRLLGGQGQGTEKNRDLTEIERTIIENRLTQMVNITEEAWSEVYALKPHFISMESNPQFTQIVAPNEMIVLITLEVKVGEAIGMINICMPYLVLEPILDKLSTFFLFSTEAKVTSPEQVQAIRKKIEWAKVDMIAFLGNSEILVRDLLDLAKGDVIPLNQSVQDPLPIYVGEFMKFKSIPGLHGEHLAVQITEIIEEGGEQDG; encoded by the coding sequence ATGGGAGACGTCTTGTCCCAGGCTGAGATTGATGCTCTGCTGAATGCGCTGTCCGATGGACAAGTTGACGTAGAGGAAATGAAGACAACCAAGACTCAAAAGCGGATTCGTGTATACGATTTTAAACGTCCGAATAAGTTTTCCAAGGATCAGATTCACTCCCTCCATAATATTCATGAGAATTATTGCAGAGGTCTTACTACTTTTTTTTCCGGGAATCTGCATTCTGTCGTTGAAAGCTCTGTTGTTTCAATAGAACAGATCACCTATGACGAGTTTATCCGGTCTTTACCTAACCCCACTGTCCTGGCCCTTTACTCCCTGAATCCGCTGGAGGGTACAATCTTAATGGAGGTGAGCCCTTCTCTCACCTTTGCGGTGGTGGACCGGCTTTTAGGAGGGCAAGGGCAAGGGACGGAAAAAAACCGGGATTTAACCGAGATTGAAAGGACAATTATAGAAAACCGCTTAACTCAAATGGTAAATATCACGGAAGAAGCCTGGTCAGAGGTTTACGCCCTTAAACCGCATTTTATATCGATGGAATCGAATCCTCAGTTTACACAAATTGTAGCTCCTAATGAAATGATTGTACTCATAACCCTTGAAGTCAAGGTCGGCGAAGCAATCGGGATGATTAATATCTGTATGCCCTATCTGGTCCTTGAGCCCATCTTAGATAAGTTAAGTACGTTTTTCCTCTTTTCCACAGAGGCGAAGGTCACTTCTCCGGAGCAGGTACAAGCGATTCGGAAAAAAATCGAATGGGCGAAAGTTGATATGATTGCGTTTTTAGGTAACTCGGAAATCCTGGTCAGAGACCTTTTGGATCTTGCTAAAGGAGATGTTATTCCACTGAACCAATCAGTTCAGGATCCACTGCCAATTTATGTGGGTGAATTTATGAAATTCAAGTCTATCCCTGGTCTTCACGGGGAACATCTCGCCGTTCAGATAACGGAAATAATAGAGGAAGGAGGGGAACAAGATGGGTAA
- a CDS encoding flagellar basal body-associated FliL family protein, which yields MNRKSLIFVILALFLGAALGVGGTIGAQTFIFKTFDDSSKKSHAKKTGPLLPIGEFTVNLQGGAFLKTAITVQVSDVKAGEHLKEEDAFLKDRVNTVLADKSLADVQTTQAREKLRKELIEKLNEVAEDQITDVLFLSLVYQ from the coding sequence ATGAATCGTAAATCCCTTATTTTTGTAATTCTAGCCTTGTTCTTGGGAGCGGCTCTTGGTGTGGGAGGGACAATTGGGGCTCAAACCTTTATCTTTAAGACGTTTGATGACAGTTCTAAAAAATCCCATGCCAAAAAAACAGGACCCTTACTGCCCATCGGTGAATTCACTGTGAATTTGCAAGGTGGAGCCTTTCTGAAGACGGCTATTACAGTTCAAGTGAGCGATGTAAAAGCGGGGGAGCATTTGAAGGAAGAGGATGCGTTCTTAAAAGACCGGGTTAATACGGTTTTGGCGGATAAATCCCTTGCCGATGTACAAACCACACAGGCACGTGAAAAATTGAGGAAAGAGTTAATTGAGAAGCTTAATGAAGTGGCAGAAGATCAAATCACAGATGTTCTCTTTCTTTCTTTGGTCTACCAATAA
- a CDS encoding flagellar FlbD family protein, whose product MIYVTRLNGKTFALNPDLIELMEETPDTVITLTGGNKYVVSEAIEVLIERIAEFRRRCQTYKVEEQKIYES is encoded by the coding sequence ATGATTTATGTTACTCGCTTAAATGGAAAAACCTTTGCTTTAAATCCCGACTTGATTGAATTGATGGAAGAAACCCCGGATACGGTCATAACCTTAACGGGTGGAAATAAATACGTCGTATCAGAAGCCATCGAGGTTCTTATTGAGCGCATTGCTGAGTTTCGCAGGCGTTGTCAGACTTACAAAGTGGAGGAGCAAAAGATTTATGAATCGTAA
- a CDS encoding flagellar export protein FliJ, translated as MARFRFRLDASLQLAQQILESARRQYALELQRWQACFDALEVQKVRYKEAQDGQREAGRHRPEDLGICQVFAREQRRRLLECEAKLREQEPVLEKARGCLLEAHREVEKYERLKEKQAAAFRAAELQKEQKVLDETGQVLHWLGKKAVGELA; from the coding sequence ATGGCTCGATTTCGCTTTCGCTTGGATGCCAGCCTTCAATTAGCTCAACAGATTTTAGAATCGGCCAGGCGGCAGTACGCTCTGGAACTGCAGCGCTGGCAAGCCTGTTTCGATGCTTTGGAGGTTCAAAAAGTTCGTTATAAAGAAGCCCAGGATGGTCAACGGGAAGCTGGTCGTCACCGGCCGGAAGACCTGGGGATCTGTCAAGTCTTTGCCAGAGAACAGAGGCGTCGATTGCTTGAATGCGAAGCAAAGCTGAGGGAGCAGGAACCTGTTCTGGAGAAGGCCCGCGGGTGTTTATTGGAAGCGCATCGTGAAGTTGAGAAATACGAGCGCCTCAAAGAAAAACAGGCGGCAGCCTTTCGGGCCGCAGAATTACAGAAGGAACAAAAGGTGTTGGATGAAACGGGTCAAGTACTTCACTGGCTTGGGAAAAAAGCCGTCGGTGAACTTGCTTAA
- the fliI gene encoding flagellar protein export ATPase FliI, which produces MWNRLAVAAEQTEPISAQGRVAKIVGLMVESAGPRASVGEYCHIITREGRELPAEVVGFRDSTTLLMPLGELEGIAPGDRVLSQRQKLTVPVGPGLLGRILDGLGHPMDNRPLQPETAYPLQNKPPSALLRPRIQDTLSVGVRAIDGILTIGRGQRMGIFAGSGVGKSTLLGMMARNTVADINVIALIGERGRELRDFIEKDLGPEGLARSVIIVATSDQPALVRLKAAFTATAIAEYFRDQGKNVLLMMDSVTRFAMAQREVGLTVGEPPATRGYPPSVFALLPKLLERSGMAEIGSITGIYTVLVDGDDHNEPIADSVRGILDGHIVLTRELAMQNQFPAIDILQSVSRVMNDVVSSEHKELAGRVREYIAIYRDAKDLIDIGAYTPGSSPKIDAAIAHMDRIQAFIRQRVDEYVTSQEMLQQLQGIFK; this is translated from the coding sequence GTGTGGAATCGATTAGCAGTGGCGGCGGAACAGACGGAACCGATTTCGGCTCAGGGAAGGGTTGCGAAGATTGTCGGCCTGATGGTGGAGTCAGCCGGCCCGCGAGCCAGTGTGGGTGAATATTGTCATATCATCACGCGGGAAGGACGGGAACTTCCTGCAGAAGTGGTAGGCTTTCGGGATTCAACCACTCTGCTCATGCCTTTGGGAGAACTCGAAGGGATTGCCCCGGGAGACCGGGTGCTTTCTCAGCGGCAAAAGCTGACGGTGCCGGTGGGACCGGGACTTCTCGGTCGGATTCTGGATGGACTGGGACATCCCATGGACAATCGCCCGCTTCAGCCAGAAACAGCTTACCCGCTGCAAAACAAACCGCCCAGCGCCTTATTGCGTCCCCGGATTCAGGACACTCTCAGTGTCGGTGTTCGGGCGATCGATGGGATTCTCACCATAGGCCGCGGGCAGCGGATGGGAATCTTTGCCGGATCCGGGGTGGGGAAGAGTACCTTACTGGGTATGATGGCCAGAAATACTGTGGCTGATATTAATGTTATCGCCTTGATTGGGGAACGGGGCCGGGAACTGCGTGACTTCATTGAGAAAGATTTAGGCCCGGAGGGGTTAGCCCGTTCAGTGATTATTGTGGCGACATCGGATCAACCTGCTTTAGTTCGCTTAAAGGCAGCATTTACGGCCACAGCTATTGCGGAGTATTTCCGGGATCAAGGGAAGAATGTGCTTCTAATGATGGATTCGGTGACCCGCTTTGCCATGGCCCAGCGGGAAGTAGGCCTCACAGTGGGTGAACCGCCGGCAACCCGCGGATATCCTCCTTCTGTGTTTGCTCTTTTGCCCAAACTATTGGAACGCTCAGGTATGGCGGAAATCGGAAGTATTACCGGGATCTATACGGTTTTAGTGGATGGAGATGACCATAATGAGCCGATTGCAGATTCAGTACGTGGAATTCTCGACGGACATATTGTTTTAACCCGGGAATTGGCCATGCAAAACCAGTTTCCGGCCATTGATATCCTGCAGTCAGTCAGCCGGGTTATGAATGATGTTGTCAGTTCGGAACATAAGGAATTAGCAGGCAGGGTGAGGGAATATATCGCTATTTATCGTGATGCCAAGGATCTGATTGACATCGGGGCGTATACGCCGGGAAGCAGTCCTAAGATTGATGCCGCAATTGCCCATATGGACCGTATTCAAGCGTTCATCCGGCAAAGAGTCGACGAATATGTTACCTCTCAGGAGATGCTTCAACAATTGCAGGGAATCTTTAAATAA
- a CDS encoding FliH/SctL family protein, which produces MRLSISGRVVKSYDVEVSTPRMVECHEGFQQLGTCLAVLSVGEETQISETKPEPADCRDTPGEAESKEQAGRILADAEERAAKILADAKAEAKTIIAQAKADAKKTLAQAQSDSDRLRQEVKESAQAEIYPAAKAEGYREGRQAGETEGKILTDKANQLFKLAQRAVQEEFSKVDKDLLHLAIKIAERIARSSIAVEPQRLLDIIRALALLPLEREGWRLHVAPDDVRWLEGKLPCPWVADESLQTGDCFLECQEGIFDGRLEAQLDKLEHTLREELEHGGVESISSGGGTDGTDFGSGKGCEDCRPDGGVSRPASQCG; this is translated from the coding sequence ATGAGATTATCTATTAGCGGGCGGGTTGTTAAAAGTTACGATGTTGAGGTATCAACACCGCGCATGGTGGAATGCCATGAAGGGTTTCAGCAGTTGGGAACTTGCTTAGCTGTTCTTAGTGTGGGAGAAGAAACTCAGATTTCTGAAACAAAGCCTGAACCCGCAGACTGCCGGGATACTCCGGGGGAGGCAGAGAGCAAAGAACAAGCGGGGAGAATTCTGGCAGATGCTGAGGAGCGGGCGGCAAAGATTCTGGCTGATGCTAAAGCTGAGGCCAAGACAATTATTGCTCAAGCTAAAGCGGATGCCAAGAAAACCCTGGCTCAGGCTCAGAGTGACTCGGATCGTTTGCGCCAGGAGGTTAAAGAGAGTGCCCAGGCCGAGATTTATCCTGCAGCTAAGGCAGAAGGATATCGGGAAGGAAGGCAAGCCGGAGAGACCGAGGGAAAAATCCTGACGGATAAGGCCAATCAGCTTTTTAAGTTAGCCCAGAGGGCGGTCCAAGAGGAATTCTCTAAAGTTGATAAGGATTTACTTCATTTAGCGATCAAGATTGCCGAACGTATCGCGCGTTCATCTATAGCGGTTGAACCTCAGAGATTGCTGGACATCATCCGGGCTTTAGCCCTGTTGCCCTTGGAACGGGAGGGCTGGCGGCTGCACGTGGCTCCTGATGACGTCCGGTGGCTTGAAGGGAAACTGCCCTGTCCTTGGGTTGCGGATGAATCGTTGCAGACTGGAGACTGTTTCCTGGAATGTCAGGAAGGGATTTTTGATGGCCGGCTGGAAGCTCAATTAGATAAGCTGGAACATACCTTACGGGAGGAGCTCGAACATGGGGGTGTGGAATCGATTAGCAGTGGCGGCGGAACAGACGGAACCGATTTCGGCTCAGGGAAGGGTTGCGAAGATTGTCGGCCTGATGGTGGAGTCAGCCGGCCCGCGAGCCAGTGTGGGTGA